The following are encoded together in the Glycine max cultivar Williams 82 chromosome 8, Glycine_max_v4.0, whole genome shotgun sequence genome:
- the LOC100788367 gene encoding probable receptor-like protein kinase At1g11050 produces the protein MPQNVGLIKNKVSNFTKLINIMESIFVILLIFMVASNPCSAAPSPSPSASPTISTTNSSTCPVSMNYVQTVPWNSSSCQNFQPLASQYQTKTSPCCQTLLSLFGIALSQNLKKSSLFQLPNLPTSSSCLQHFQSNLTSLSLPNNLVSSCFDPSQFVISPNICAGIQNIEDWHTRLGPTPELNTACGPDLTDPNQCRTCVAEGDKVQQRLLSIDGNDSHSLDCFYFATLYLAGVVNELGPESKGVMSCILILLLNSQVDSRDGHYALVLGLILASLAFLVIILGLGFYCWYTKKRKVENLLAYADLQEQSFSLRLRPNAVLTWFEFEDLMRATDNFSPQNFIGRGGFGLVYKGILPDGSMVAVKRLEESDSQGDALFCSEVEIVSNLKHRNLVPLKGCCVVDEGNENHNFEYRRRYLVHEYMPNGSLEDHLFPTKLDNQNTKKSLTWSQRKSIILDVANALVYLHFGVQPAVFHRDIKATNILLDADMRARVGDFGLARQSSESRSQLNTRVAGTRGYVAPEYALYGQLTEKSDVYSFGVVILEIMCGRKALELSPSGTPIFLITDCVWSLMKSGNIGEALDASMLGDENCARNIMERFLLVGILCSHVTVASRPTILNALKMLEGDIEVPPIPDRPLSHGNYVLYSGDCSGMSSGCGFVSS, from the coding sequence ATGCCACAAAATGTTggtttaataaaaaacaaagtttcCAACTTTACcaaactaataaatattatgGAGTCCATTTTTGTGATTCTTCTGATCTTTATGGTGGCATCAAATCCATGCTCTGCGGCgccttctccttctccctctGCCTCTCCCACCATTTCCACTACCAACAGTTCCACATGCCCAGTGTCCATGAATTATGTGCAAACAGTCCCTTGGAACAGCTCTTCCTGCCAAAACTTCCAACCCTTGGCATCACAATACCAAACAAAAACAAGTCCTTGTTGCCAAACTCTGCTATCCCTCTTTGGAATAGCACTTTCACAAAACCTCAAAAAAAGCTCTCTTTTCCAACTCCCTAACCTCCCTACCTCCAGCTCTTGTCTTCAACACTTCCAATCCAACCTCACATCTCTCTCACTTCCCAACAACCTTGTCTCCTCCTGCTTTGATCCATCTCAATTTGTCATCTCTCCAAACATCTGTGCTGGTATTCAAAATATTGAAGATTGGCACACTAGGCTTGGTCCTACACCAGAGCTCAACACTGCCTGTGGACCAGACCTCACTGACCCTAACCAATGCAGAACGTGTGTGGCTGAGGGGGACAAGGTTCAGCAGAGGCTTCTTTCTATTGATGGTAATGATTCACATTCCCTAGATTGCTTTTACTTCGCAACACTTTACCTGGCTGGAGTTGTCAATGAGCTTGGCCCTGAAAGCAAAGGtgttatgtcttgcattttgaTTCTGTTGCTTAATTCACAAGTTGATTCAAGGGATGGCCATTATGCTCTTGTGTTGGGGTTAATTTTAGCTTCACTTGCATTCCTGGTAATCATATTAGGATTAGGATTTTATTGTTGGtacacaaagaaaagaaaagtggaaAATTTGCTAGCCTATGCTGATCTACAGGAACAAAGCTTCAGCCTAAGGCTGAGGCCAAATGCAGTGTTAACTTGGTTTGAATTTGAGGACCTTATGAGGGCCACCGACAATTTTTCACCTCAGAACTTCATTGGAAGAGGTGGGTTTGGGTTGGTTTACAAGGGCATTCTACCTGATGGCTCAATGGTTGCTGTGAAAAGGCTTGAAGAATCAGATTCTCAAGGTGATGCTTTGTTCTGCAGTGAGGTGGAGATTGTTAGCAACTTGAAGCACCGAAATCTGGTACCGCTAAAAGGGTGTTGTGTGGTTGATGAGGGGAATGAGAATCACAATTTTGAGTACAGAAGAAGGTATCTAGTTCATGAATATATGCCAAATGGTAGCCTTGAAGACCATCTCTTTCCAACCAAACTAGACaatcaaaatacaaaaaagtcccttACTTGGTCTCAAAGGAAAAGCATAATCTTGGATGTGGCAAATGCTTTGGTTTATTTGCACTTTGGAGTTCAACCTGCAGTTTTTCACAGAGATATCAAAGCCACCAATATACTACTTGATGCAGATATGAGAGCAAGGGTTGGAGATTTTGGGCTAGCCAGACAGAGCAGTGAAAGTAGGTCACAGCTAAATACTAGAGTAGCAGGAACTCGCGGATACGTGGCACCTGAATATGCACTTTATGGTCAGCTAACTGAGAAGAGTGATGTCTATAGCTTTGGTGTGGTTATTCTTGAGATAATGTGTGGAAGAAAAGCCCTTGAATTGTCTCCATCAGGAACACCAATTTTCTTGATCACAGATTGTGTTTGGTCATTGATGAAATCTGGAAACATAGGAGAGGCTTTGGATGCTTCTATGTTAGGAGATGAAAATTGTGCTAGAAACATAATGGAGAGGTTTTTGCTGGTTGGAATTCTTTGTTCTCATGTAACGGTTGCTTCAAGGCCAACAATTTTGAATGCTTTGAAGATGTTAGAAGGGGATATTGAGGTCCCACCAATTCCAGATAGGCCACTGAGTCATGGGAACTATGTGTTGTACAGTGGTGATTGCTCTGGGATGAGCTCAGGATGTGGATTTGTGAGCTCATGA
- the LOC100788895 gene encoding putative transferase At1g60990, chloroplastic isoform X1: protein MKEKKLISKSIRAQSSPFDLSPPPIDHDFLVDKQPVTLGVGNIISEDGFSLLMSPGAAPSIWKAILSQGAIPMGSNAWNKLRFIRGCYKGQETISRLIT, encoded by the exons atgaaggagaagaagctaATATCCAAATCAATTCGCGCTCAGTCCTCACCTTTCGACCTCTCTCCTCCTCCCATCGACCATGATTTCCTG GTTGATAAGCAGCCTGTAACTTTAGGGGTTGGAAACATCATTTCTGAAGATGGTTTTTCATTACTGATGTCTCCAGGAGCTGCTCCATCCATTTGGAAAGCTATTCTTTCTCAAGGAGCAATCCCAATGGGTTCTAATGCATGGAATAAACTACGGTTTATTCGAG GTTGTTACAAAGGACAGGAGACTATATCTAGGCTCATAACATGA
- the LOC100788895 gene encoding uncharacterized protein isoform X2: protein MKEKKLISKSIRAQSSPFDLSPPPIDHDFLELLHPFGKLFFLKEQSQWVLMHGINYGLFEELVYYSILTCLWNSVSLNKGCYKGQETISRLIT from the exons atgaaggagaagaagctaATATCCAAATCAATTCGCGCTCAGTCCTCACCTTTCGACCTCTCTCCTCCTCCCATCGACCATGATTTCCTG GAGCTGCTCCATCCATTTGGAAAGCTATTCTTTCTCAAGGAGCAATCCCAATGGGTTCTAATGCATGGAATAAACTACGGTTTATTCGAG GAGTTAGTCTACTATAGCATACTAACCTGTCTATGGAACTCGGTTTCTCTAAATAAGG GTTGTTACAAAGGACAGGAGACTATATCTAGGCTCATAACATGA
- the LOC100789420 gene encoding 13S globulin seed storage protein 2 — MELDLTPKTAEVLFEGDGGGYYTWWSSKVPLLAKTNVGAGRLVLQPQGFAIPHYSDISKVGYVLQGNDGVAGMALRNSTTREEVVVKLKKGDVIPVPIGSVSWWFNDGDSDLVIVFLGETSKALIPGEISYFFLTGLQGVIGGFSNELTSKIYGLDKDGVEKLTKSQSGVVIIKLDKSQSLPKPQMEITKKLVYNIDVAHPENVVENAGIVKTLTEQDFPFIGDVGLSVIRVKLEPGAIKAPSYPINPTVQLIYIARGSGKIEIVDFSGKCALETQVEAGHLLVVPQFFVVAQIAGEEGIESYSIVTTTKPLFEELGGRASIWSALSPSVQQASLHVDSEFQSLFISKIKETTNLIPPTTN; from the exons atggaGTTGGACTTGACACCAAAGACAGCAGAAGTGTTGTTTGAGGGAGATGGTGGAGGTTACTACACTTGGTGGAGTTCTAAAGTGCCACTGCTGGCCAAGACCAATGTTGGTGCTGGTCGGTTAGTGCTTCAGCCTCAGGGCTTTGCTATTCCTCATTATTCAGATATATCCAAAGTAGGTTATGTGCTTCAAG GGAACGATGGCGTAGCTGGGATGGCCCTCCGCAACAGTACTACTAGAGAAGAGGTGGTTGTGAAGCTTAAGAAGGGAGATGTTATACCAGTACCTATTGGAAGTGTCTCGTGGTGGTTCAACGATGGGGACTCAGATCTTGTCATTGTTTTTCTTGGAGAAACTTCAAAGGCTCTTATTCCTGGCGAAATTAGTTATTTCTTTCTAACCGGGCTTCAAGGAGTTATAGGAGGCTTCTCTAATGAGCTCACAAGCAAAATATATGGTTTGGACAAAGATGGGGTGGAAAAGCtcacaaaaagccaaagtgggGTTGTGATCATCAAATTAGACAAAAGCCAATCTTTGCCTAAGCCCCAAATGGAAATAACCAAAAAGCTAGTCTATAATATAGATGTTGCACACCCCGAAAATGTTGTGGAAAATGCTGGAATAGTCAAAACCTTAACGGAGCAAGATTTTCCTTTTATTGGGGATGTTGGGTTAAGTGTGATTAGAGTGAAACTTGAACCGGGTGCTATTAAGGCACCATCATACCCAATCAACCCTACGGTTCAGTTGATTTACATTGCTAGAGGAAGTGGCAAGATTGAAATTGTGGACTTTAGTGGGAAGTGTGCATTAGAGACTCAAGTTGAGGCTGGTCATTTGCTTGTTGTGCCACAATTCTTTGTGGTTGCACAAATTGCTGGGGAAGAAGGAATTGAGAGTTACTCTATCGTGACAACTACAAA GCCTTTATTTGAAGAGTTGGGTGGAAGGGCATCAATTTGGAGCGCCTTGTCACCATCTGTGCAACAAGCATCTCTTCACGTGGATTCAGAATTTCAAAGCCTCTTCATATCCAAGATCAAGGAAACCACAAATCTCATTCCTCCCACTACTAATTAG